A region from the Pelagovum pacificum genome encodes:
- a CDS encoding recombinase family protein, whose protein sequence is MTEVKIKRRCAIYTRKSSEEGLEQEFNSLHAQREACEAYIASQRSEGWVLVRDQYDDGGISGGTLERPGLKRLLEDIADGLVDVVVVYKIDRLSRSLADFAKLVEVFDRNGVTFVSVTQSFNTTTSMGRLTLNILLSFAQFEREVTAERIRDKVAASRKKGMWMGGVPPYGYRVENRKLVVDEEAAAHVRWIFARFLEIGSGTELAREVGTRGIRTPRGNRIDKKYLYRMLNNRAYIGEAVHKGESYPGEHDAIIDREAWDRVHAILQESPRKRAARTRADTPALLKGLLFGPDGAAFSPTHTRKGYKLYRYYVSQTVLKHGAGSCPVGRVPAGEIEAAVIKQLRVVFRQPEIVACTWKAARGHADDITEADARVALQPLDPLWDQLFPAEQARIVALLVERVEIGTDGLNVRLRVDGLGGLAREMLAGGIEAAA, encoded by the coding sequence ATGACCGAGGTCAAGATCAAGCGCCGCTGCGCGATCTACACACGCAAATCCTCCGAGGAAGGGCTGGAGCAGGAGTTCAACTCGCTTCACGCTCAGCGAGAGGCCTGCGAGGCCTACATCGCCAGCCAGCGCTCCGAGGGCTGGGTGCTGGTCCGCGATCAGTATGACGACGGCGGTATCTCCGGCGGCACGCTGGAACGCCCCGGCCTGAAGCGGCTGCTGGAGGACATCGCGGACGGGCTGGTCGATGTCGTCGTGGTCTACAAGATCGACCGCCTGAGCCGCTCGCTGGCCGACTTCGCCAAGCTCGTGGAGGTGTTCGACCGAAACGGCGTGACCTTCGTCTCGGTCACGCAGTCCTTCAACACCACCACGTCGATGGGGCGGCTGACGCTGAACATCCTGCTGTCCTTCGCCCAGTTCGAGCGCGAGGTGACGGCCGAACGCATCCGCGACAAGGTCGCCGCCAGTCGGAAGAAGGGCATGTGGATGGGCGGGGTGCCGCCCTACGGCTATCGGGTCGAGAACCGGAAGCTGGTGGTCGACGAAGAAGCCGCCGCGCATGTGCGCTGGATCTTTGCGCGCTTCCTCGAGATCGGCTCGGGGACCGAACTGGCGCGCGAGGTTGGGACGCGCGGAATCCGGACGCCGCGCGGCAATCGGATCGACAAAAAGTACCTCTACCGCATGCTCAACAACCGCGCCTACATCGGCGAGGCGGTGCACAAGGGCGAAAGCTATCCCGGTGAGCACGACGCGATCATCGACCGCGAAGCGTGGGATCGCGTCCACGCCATCCTGCAGGAAAGCCCCCGCAAGCGCGCCGCCCGGACTCGCGCCGACACGCCCGCGCTGCTGAAGGGGCTGCTGTTCGGACCCGATGGCGCGGCGTTCTCGCCGACGCATACTCGCAAGGGCTACAAGCTCTACCGGTACTATGTCAGCCAGACCGTGCTGAAGCATGGCGCCGGATCGTGCCCGGTCGGCCGAGTGCCCGCGGGCGAGATCGAAGCGGCCGTCATCAAGCAGCTGCGCGTCGTATTCCGCCAGCCGGAGATTGTGGCGTGCACCTGGAAGGCGGCACGCGGACATGCTGACGACATCACTGAGGCCGACGCTCGCGTGGCCCTGCAGCCACTCGACCCGCTGTGGGACCAGCTCTTCCCGGCAGAACAAGCCCGCATCGTTGCACTGCTGGTCGAGCGCGTGGAGATCGGCACAGACGGTCTCAACGTCCGGCTTCGCGTCGACGGACTCGGCGGTCTAGCCCGCGAGATGCTTGCCGGTGGCATCGAGGCCGCAGCGTGA
- a CDS encoding amino acid ABC transporter permease — translation MRALDLDYMLALVPVILSYVPLTLLMAVVAMGCALILASLLAVERVVRVPGLDWLVILFISFFRGTPLLVQLFLFYYGLPQVVSVLTQINGVTAAIMGLTLHFSAYMAEAIRAAITGVDRSQWEAAQSIGMTQGQMMRRIVLPQAARIAAPTLVNYFIDMIKSTSLAFTLGVTEMMGATQKEASGSFLYFEAFLVVALIYWVIVEVLSQGQRQLETRLGKAFAR, via the coding sequence ATGCGGGCACTCGACCTCGACTATATGCTGGCGCTGGTGCCTGTCATCCTGAGCTACGTGCCGCTGACGTTGCTGATGGCGGTCGTGGCCATGGGCTGCGCACTGATCCTCGCTTCGCTCCTGGCGGTGGAACGGGTGGTGCGCGTGCCGGGGCTGGACTGGCTGGTGATCCTTTTCATCAGCTTCTTCCGCGGCACGCCACTGCTCGTGCAGCTGTTCCTGTTCTACTACGGACTGCCGCAGGTCGTCTCGGTCCTCACCCAGATCAACGGTGTGACGGCGGCGATCATGGGTTTGACGCTGCATTTCTCCGCCTACATGGCCGAGGCAATCCGCGCCGCCATCACCGGCGTGGACCGCAGCCAGTGGGAGGCGGCGCAGTCGATCGGCATGACCCAAGGGCAGATGATGCGCCGGATCGTGCTGCCCCAGGCCGCCCGCATCGCGGCGCCGACGCTGGTCAACTACTTCATCGACATGATAAAAAGCACCTCGCTCGCCTTCACACTCGGCGTCACGGAGATGATGGGCGCCACTCAGAAGGAGGCGTCGGGGAGCTTCCTGTATTTCGAGGCCTTCCTCGTCGTAGCATTGATCTACTGGGTGATCGTCGAGGTGCTGAGCCAGGGACAAAGACAGCTTGAGACGCGGCTTGGAAAGGCCTTCGCCAGATGA
- a CDS encoding amino acid ABC transporter ATP-binding protein — MIRVRGLTKRFGATTVLDDIDLDIADGERVVIIGPSGTGKSTLLRCLNFLDRPEAGRIEIGSVAVDAAHAGKRDILALRRATAYVFQNYALFANRTAKQNIMEALVTVQGRPKDEAEARAIKVLAETGLADKADSYPAALSGGQQQRVGIGRAMAIGADLMLFDEPTSALDPEWVGEVLDLMRRVAEQRQTMLIVTHEMSFAREIADRILFMEGGRIVEQGPPEQMLDAPKDERLQHFLRRVG; from the coding sequence ATGATCCGGGTCCGTGGCCTAACCAAGCGGTTCGGCGCCACCACGGTGCTGGACGACATAGACCTGGACATCGCGGACGGCGAGCGGGTGGTCATCATCGGACCCTCTGGGACCGGCAAATCTACGTTGCTGCGCTGCCTGAATTTCCTTGACCGGCCCGAGGCTGGGCGGATTGAGATCGGTAGCGTCGCGGTCGACGCCGCCCATGCCGGCAAGCGCGACATTCTGGCCCTGCGGCGGGCGACTGCCTATGTTTTTCAGAACTACGCGCTCTTCGCGAACCGCACTGCGAAACAGAACATCATGGAAGCCCTCGTTACTGTGCAGGGCCGCCCGAAGGACGAAGCCGAGGCGCGCGCGATCAAGGTCCTGGCGGAGACCGGCCTGGCCGACAAGGCGGACAGCTATCCTGCCGCCCTCTCGGGCGGTCAGCAGCAGCGCGTCGGAATCGGCCGGGCGATGGCGATCGGCGCAGACTTGATGCTGTTCGACGAGCCGACCTCGGCGCTCGACCCCGAATGGGTCGGCGAGGTGCTGGACCTGATGCGCCGCGTGGCCGAACAACGGCAGACCATGCTGATTGTCACGCACGAGATGTCTTTCGCCCGCGAGATCGCGGACCGGATCCTCTTCATGGAGGGCGGCCGCATTGTCGAGCAGGGGCCGCCCGAGCAGATGCTCGATGCACCAAAGGACGAGCGGTTGCAGCACTTCCTGCGGCGTGTCGGCTGA
- a CDS encoding restriction endonuclease — MSDELLNPSVAAQSPSDAELDVVVNDLQRSIQEWAIRHELWFDCGFKSFAERVGGEPGEPPVVTILHFDGDLGRALDGDFHGLDIEFFDLLARQGFWYERNDSASVYLYPEDNSPLFQPFLDRENWQWVCGLVQQDVADVYEELYSYFARRPEDLHRLTWREFETLLFRIFQAQGFTCELGPGSNDGGIDVRVLQRDPLGDILTLVQAKRYSPKNKIDLSAVAALHGVADVEAAQKSMFVTTSDYLPSARKFAGRTRIPMKLTTSADVSEWCQEASAGIIRDKSKLVTRQAVASLLQSLTFRDPRIVHARTGYSVLTNQFSIILKETKHAALLMAIPAKTISDDGYGQRGCEVPDTGPACLDRLTADTVFRAKRTVHDGKVSYWDGQNLYTAWDGAPASFDLYD, encoded by the coding sequence ATGTCTGACGAATTGCTGAATCCGAGCGTCGCAGCGCAGTCTCCGTCCGATGCAGAGCTCGACGTGGTGGTCAACGACCTGCAACGTTCAATACAGGAGTGGGCAATCCGTCACGAGCTTTGGTTCGACTGCGGCTTCAAGTCCTTTGCCGAACGCGTCGGCGGAGAGCCTGGGGAGCCCCCCGTCGTCACAATCCTACACTTCGACGGCGACCTCGGACGCGCGCTCGATGGCGATTTCCACGGACTCGATATTGAGTTCTTCGACCTGCTAGCGCGACAAGGTTTCTGGTATGAGCGTAACGATAGTGCCAGCGTTTATTTATATCCAGAGGACAATAGCCCATTATTCCAGCCGTTCCTCGACCGCGAAAACTGGCAGTGGGTGTGCGGACTGGTCCAGCAGGACGTCGCAGATGTTTACGAAGAGCTATATTCGTACTTCGCGAGGCGCCCGGAGGATCTCCACCGCCTCACTTGGCGAGAATTCGAGACACTACTGTTCCGGATCTTCCAGGCTCAAGGGTTCACTTGCGAGCTAGGACCGGGCTCCAATGATGGCGGCATAGACGTTCGCGTGCTCCAGCGAGACCCACTGGGCGACATACTGACGCTGGTCCAAGCCAAGCGCTACTCTCCAAAGAATAAAATCGATCTGTCGGCAGTAGCAGCGCTGCATGGCGTCGCAGACGTTGAAGCGGCGCAGAAGAGCATGTTCGTCACGACCTCCGATTACCTTCCTTCGGCACGGAAGTTCGCCGGACGGACCCGCATCCCAATGAAGTTAACGACCTCTGCCGATGTCAGCGAATGGTGCCAGGAGGCAAGCGCAGGCATCATCCGCGATAAGTCAAAGCTGGTGACACGCCAAGCAGTAGCTTCGCTGCTTCAGAGCCTTACTTTTAGGGATCCCCGCATCGTCCACGCGCGGACAGGCTACTCTGTTCTCACCAACCAGTTCTCGATCATACTTAAGGAGACGAAGCACGCAGCGCTGCTGATGGCCATCCCAGCAAAGACCATCTCAGACGATGGTTATGGACAGAGAGGTTGCGAGGTGCCCGATACTGGCCCCGCTTGCCTGGACCGTCTGACAGCTGATACCGTCTTCCGCGCAAAGCGGACCGTCCACGACGGCAAGGTAAGCTATTGGGACGGTCAGAACCTATATACAGCATGGGACGGAGCTCCCGCGAGCTTCGATCTTTACGATTAG
- a CDS encoding amino acid ABC transporter substrate-binding protein → MLRSFIFAAGIASTAIASPLAAQDIETLRVGMSGGYFPFTFVRQDELQGFEVDVMNAVGERAGFEIEFETMSFSGLIGALEAGRIDTIANQITITPEREAAFVFSQPYVIDGAQVVVREGNEEIGGVDDLSGRSVAVNLGSNFEQLLRDLPNADEIDIRTYESNIEQDVALGRVDAFVMDRVSSTQVIAESPLPLQLAGQPFSEIRNALPFRDDEDGRELRDRVDAALTSLREDGTLEAISQEWFGSDITTAATAAAE, encoded by the coding sequence ATGCTCAGATCGTTCATCTTCGCCGCCGGGATCGCGTCGACCGCCATTGCCAGCCCGCTCGCCGCTCAGGACATCGAGACGCTGCGTGTCGGCATGTCGGGCGGCTACTTCCCCTTCACCTTCGTCCGCCAGGACGAATTGCAGGGCTTCGAGGTCGATGTGATGAACGCCGTCGGCGAGCGGGCGGGGTTTGAGATCGAGTTCGAGACGATGTCCTTCTCGGGCCTGATCGGCGCGTTGGAGGCGGGGCGGATCGACACGATCGCCAACCAGATCACCATCACCCCCGAGCGCGAAGCCGCCTTCGTCTTCAGCCAGCCCTACGTGATCGACGGCGCGCAGGTCGTCGTGCGCGAGGGCAACGAGGAGATCGGCGGGGTCGATGACCTGTCCGGCCGATCGGTTGCAGTGAACCTTGGCTCGAACTTCGAGCAGTTGCTGCGGGACCTGCCGAACGCGGACGAGATCGATATTCGCACATACGAATCGAACATCGAGCAGGACGTTGCGCTCGGCCGGGTCGATGCCTTTGTCATGGACCGCGTCTCCTCCACCCAAGTCATCGCCGAAAGCCCGCTGCCGCTGCAACTGGCCGGGCAACCCTTCTCGGAGATCCGCAACGCCCTGCCGTTCCGCGACGACGAGGACGGGCGCGAGTTGCGCGACCGGGTGGACGCCGCGCTGACGTCCCTGCGCGAGGACGGCACGCTGGAGGCGATCTCTCAGGAGTGGTTCGGCAGCGACATCACGACGGCCGCCACCGCCGCGGCGGAATAA
- a CDS encoding ImmA/IrrE family metallo-endopeptidase, with amino-acid sequence MEKAMTSGLEFSLTSEVLDEGAPEERASFGILSIKANGQTLTEGFDHYLNGFRVGPLVSAYYLAEWLAWNWWRLRWESCSHAPDWNLVHQMNTIGEGYVWPNIQIWSDGHRSVLISRPSVRPDAKPFRYVGASPVVIPSTTFEHAVDEFMPRIIGRLRERKVEFTNLDRLWKDVLEERNNPDLAERRRLEALMGRDPDSIDDQAIESLIASRERLGSAAVDEVAAGFSTSGRRMMSNVEDFEGAAATVGFNAKLSDALRMRELPNPAEVPAWKRGRIAADLVRQQERLEDRALTDKKLAELMGASPSLLSNEPSVQVPLSFALTERNGTKSSIVLNQRPRVSRRFALARLIGDQLMNPPGSLHPAISSSTYRQKAQRSFAAELLAPFSVIDELMAGDYSEEKQQDIADLFDVSPMVINTLLRTHDKIDRDDLEGLGYLATP; translated from the coding sequence GTGGAAAAAGCGATGACTTCTGGATTGGAATTCAGTCTCACATCTGAGGTTCTTGACGAGGGTGCGCCAGAAGAACGCGCCTCCTTTGGGATACTTTCGATCAAAGCCAACGGTCAAACGCTCACTGAGGGATTCGATCATTACCTGAATGGATTCAGGGTTGGACCGCTTGTTTCAGCCTACTACCTTGCCGAATGGTTGGCCTGGAACTGGTGGCGTCTGAGATGGGAGTCGTGTTCTCACGCCCCCGACTGGAATCTCGTTCACCAGATGAATACAATCGGCGAGGGGTATGTATGGCCGAATATTCAAATCTGGTCGGATGGACACCGATCCGTTCTTATATCGCGTCCGTCTGTCAGACCGGATGCCAAACCATTCCGGTACGTCGGTGCATCGCCTGTCGTTATTCCCTCGACTACATTTGAACATGCAGTTGATGAATTCATGCCGCGTATAATCGGAAGGCTACGCGAAAGAAAAGTTGAGTTCACTAATCTTGACCGCCTCTGGAAAGACGTTCTTGAAGAGCGCAACAATCCGGACCTCGCTGAACGGAGGCGGTTGGAAGCGCTTATGGGACGAGACCCTGATTCTATTGATGATCAAGCGATTGAAAGTTTAATAGCAAGTCGTGAACGGCTGGGGAGCGCTGCCGTTGATGAAGTCGCTGCCGGCTTTTCAACGTCTGGTCGCAGGATGATGAGCAATGTCGAAGATTTTGAAGGTGCGGCAGCAACTGTCGGTTTCAACGCAAAACTAAGTGACGCCTTACGAATGCGCGAGTTACCTAATCCAGCCGAGGTTCCCGCCTGGAAGCGCGGAAGGATTGCTGCTGACCTAGTCAGACAACAGGAACGCCTCGAGGACAGAGCTCTTACTGATAAAAAACTTGCCGAACTGATGGGCGCAAGCCCGTCTCTTCTTTCAAACGAACCTTCGGTCCAGGTGCCGCTCTCATTTGCTCTGACCGAGAGAAACGGAACGAAATCGAGTATAGTTCTCAATCAGCGTCCCAGAGTGAGCCGGCGATTTGCGCTGGCGCGCCTTATTGGCGATCAACTCATGAATCCTCCTGGGTCACTTCACCCAGCTATCAGTTCCTCAACATATAGGCAGAAGGCGCAGCGTTCCTTTGCTGCCGAGCTGCTTGCACCCTTCTCGGTTATTGATGAATTAATGGCTGGAGACTACTCAGAGGAGAAGCAGCAGGACATAGCCGATCTCTTTGATGTTTCTCCTATGGTTATTAACACGCTTCTTCGGACCCATGACAAAATTGATCGTGATGATCTTGAAGGCCTGGGATATTTGGCGACGCCCTGA
- a CDS encoding DUF2924 domain-containing protein translates to MTDPIPARLAALKTTPTPDLKQQWRDLFDSEPPPFNRRYLESRLAYRIQELAYGGLKPETIRRLERLGEDLDGGDRHKRYIRTDRMPIAGTRLIREWQGVEHVVTVTKDGFEWQGRPYKSLSAIARGITGTRWNGWVFFGLKNQRSRT, encoded by the coding sequence ATGACCGATCCCATCCCCGCGCGACTGGCCGCCCTCAAGACCACGCCGACGCCCGACCTGAAGCAGCAGTGGCGCGACCTGTTCGACAGCGAGCCGCCGCCCTTCAATCGCCGCTACCTGGAGAGCCGCCTCGCCTACCGCATCCAGGAACTGGCCTATGGCGGTCTGAAACCCGAAACGATCCGGCGGTTGGAGCGGCTGGGTGAGGACCTGGACGGCGGGGATCGCCACAAACGCTACATCCGTACGGATCGGATGCCCATCGCCGGGACGCGGTTGATCCGGGAGTGGCAGGGCGTGGAACACGTCGTCACCGTCACGAAGGACGGCTTCGAGTGGCAGGGGCGACCCTACAAATCGTTGTCCGCCATCGCCCGCGGCATCACCGGCACGCGCTGGAACGGCTGGGTGTTCTTCGGCCTCAAGAACCAGAGGAGCCGGACATGA
- a CDS encoding AAA family ATPase yields MYAENDFQLLEARTADVRVEIPWRHKGRPYINPHAVFSRKPHMAGEQHEHLTAIIGKNGTGKSHLLSAIVQTFLRLEELQQGERKRIKDELPLELLVYRVDGHQCRVAQTGHRSISIQVNGEEVAPKDLPLPKRIVALTISPFDKFPLPRTIRRSVVQVDAASSMYQYLGLRDNFGKASIRTLLFRSLSSLFDTADNSALRLSNIGAVFDFLGMRPMVNVIYALRERSLLQTIANGGDPYADHDLSYTKRRLLEDISRSDVSLSHLQHLARLAFAKALGSRIGTHADLETGFQDPLFLDLQPLRRAGLLSMSGVEVELKDGGPTDLLQASSGQLSMVSALIALASVIKNGSLVLIDEPELSLHPEWQVKYIDLLLRTFARYHGCHFVVATHSPMVVSELPEHAEVISLDQEELPTTKELKGQSADYLLAEVFGAPTSNNLHVRDRIVTALRLIANGDMNSKDFDEALADLRKFATELEPNDPAAELIRNVEEAARDAGTEAQS; encoded by the coding sequence TTGTACGCAGAAAATGATTTTCAGTTGCTGGAAGCGCGCACTGCAGATGTACGCGTTGAGATTCCATGGCGACACAAGGGCCGCCCGTATATCAACCCTCACGCCGTCTTTAGCCGCAAGCCTCACATGGCTGGCGAACAGCATGAACATTTGACGGCAATAATCGGAAAAAACGGAACTGGGAAATCCCATCTATTAAGCGCAATCGTTCAGACATTCCTGCGCCTCGAAGAGCTGCAACAGGGTGAGCGAAAAAGGATCAAGGATGAGCTCCCGCTGGAACTTCTGGTCTATCGCGTGGATGGCCATCAATGCAGAGTCGCGCAGACAGGGCATCGCTCGATTAGCATTCAGGTAAACGGCGAGGAAGTTGCTCCCAAAGACCTTCCCTTACCGAAACGTATCGTCGCGCTGACTATCAGCCCATTCGACAAGTTTCCACTACCCAGAACAATACGTCGTTCAGTAGTTCAAGTTGATGCCGCATCATCAATGTACCAGTATCTTGGCCTACGAGACAATTTCGGTAAGGCATCCATTCGGACTCTTTTATTTAGATCCTTAAGCAGCTTGTTCGACACAGCGGATAACAGCGCTCTTAGACTGAGTAACATCGGGGCCGTATTCGACTTTCTTGGAATGAGGCCGATGGTTAATGTCATCTACGCGCTCAGGGAACGGTCATTGCTCCAAACCATCGCGAACGGCGGCGACCCTTACGCCGATCACGACTTATCTTATACGAAAAGGCGTCTTCTAGAGGATATTTCTCGAAGTGATGTGTCGTTATCCCACCTTCAACATCTAGCGCGTCTCGCCTTCGCGAAAGCTTTGGGAAGCCGTATTGGAACGCACGCAGACCTGGAGACTGGATTTCAAGACCCCTTGTTTCTCGATCTTCAGCCGTTACGTCGTGCAGGCCTCCTGAGCATGTCCGGCGTTGAAGTTGAACTCAAGGATGGGGGCCCGACCGATCTCCTTCAGGCAAGTTCTGGTCAGTTGAGTATGGTCTCTGCGCTTATCGCGCTGGCATCTGTCATCAAGAACGGAAGTTTGGTCCTCATTGACGAGCCAGAACTCAGCCTGCATCCCGAGTGGCAGGTGAAGTACATCGATTTGCTGCTGCGCACTTTCGCTCGTTACCATGGTTGTCACTTCGTAGTGGCAACTCACTCACCTATGGTGGTCTCCGAGTTGCCTGAGCACGCCGAAGTCATCTCGCTCGACCAAGAAGAGCTGCCAACTACGAAGGAACTGAAGGGTCAATCCGCAGACTACCTCCTCGCCGAAGTCTTCGGTGCGCCGACATCAAACAATCTTCACGTCCGAGACCGTATCGTCACTGCACTCCGTTTGATTGCAAATGGGGATATGAACTCCAAGGATTTTGACGAAGCGCTTGCTGACTTGCGTAAATTTGCGACCGAGTTGGAGCCAAACGATCCAGCGGCTGAATTGATTAGAAACGTTGAAGAAGCTGCGAGGGACGCAGGGACTGAGGCGCAGTCATGA
- a CDS encoding nuclear transport factor 2 family protein, giving the protein MQGSKDCGNSPKNKFAQDVAIALECGDAEPSAFSEDVIWENPSTEPISGKGAVLKHLGTRRRPKSVTVQHAISHGKVGAASGEVTFANGQTRRFCHVFDFTSAKANCVAVVRSYS; this is encoded by the coding sequence GTGCAAGGCAGCAAGGACTGTGGCAATTCACCGAAGAACAAGTTCGCTCAGGATGTGGCGATCGCGCTGGAATGCGGTGACGCTGAGCCGAGCGCCTTCAGCGAAGACGTGATCTGGGAGAATCCCTCAACAGAGCCAATCTCGGGGAAGGGTGCGGTTCTTAAGCACCTTGGAACTCGACGGAGACCAAAATCTGTCACTGTCCAGCACGCAATTTCGCACGGTAAGGTCGGTGCTGCGAGTGGAGAGGTGACGTTCGCAAACGGGCAGACTCGACGCTTCTGCCATGTGTTCGACTTCACAAGTGCCAAGGCCAACTGCGTCGCCGTCGTCAGAAGTTACAGCTGA
- a CDS encoding helix-turn-helix transcriptional regulator, giving the protein MSYASIPQNPDRMLSERALAARWVLSTRTLQRWRSDGYGPAFLNIGGSIRYRLGDILAYEAQHRQGGDDL; this is encoded by the coding sequence GAATCCAGACCGCATGCTCAGCGAGCGCGCCCTTGCCGCCCGGTGGGTCCTCTCCACGAGAACGCTCCAGAGGTGGCGCAGCGACGGGTACGGCCCAGCGTTCCTAAACATCGGCGGGAGTATCCGCTACCGGCTTGGCGACATCCTCGCCTACGAGGCGCAGCATCGCCAGGGCGGCGATGACCTGTAA
- a CDS encoding HNH endonuclease, producing MNPVQYGAACQALVDTFDALECGQKDHKYWGDDAVATVRAEIKVHYIAEQNRRCCYCGREYPTDNNAVWDGEHIIAKKIAPHFMFEPRNLAASCKDCNIAKGDDEVRTNPKRKSFPDEAKHYKIVHPHFDNYHDHIRWYGDVVKPLSPKGAELVGMCKLWRFGITKAGAEVTPPNPLVDGLIGVMMDPQADALTKEVAIEAYKTYVRAQPQKAAD from the coding sequence ATGAATCCGGTTCAATATGGCGCTGCGTGCCAAGCACTGGTTGATACTTTCGATGCGCTTGAGTGTGGGCAAAAGGATCACAAATATTGGGGCGACGACGCTGTCGCCACTGTCCGTGCAGAGATCAAAGTACACTATATCGCCGAGCAGAACCGCCGATGCTGCTATTGCGGGCGCGAGTACCCGACCGACAACAATGCGGTCTGGGACGGTGAGCACATAATCGCCAAGAAAATCGCGCCACACTTCATGTTTGAGCCACGTAATTTGGCAGCATCATGCAAAGACTGCAACATCGCTAAAGGAGACGATGAAGTCCGCACTAATCCCAAGCGTAAGTCATTTCCTGATGAAGCGAAGCACTACAAAATCGTCCACCCTCACTTTGACAACTACCATGATCACATTCGGTGGTATGGCGATGTTGTTAAGCCACTCTCTCCCAAGGGGGCCGAGCTTGTCGGCATGTGCAAGCTGTGGCGCTTTGGCATCACCAAGGCAGGGGCCGAAGTGACACCGCCCAACCCTTTGGTCGACGGGTTGATCGGCGTGATGATGGACCCCCAAGCGGACGCCTTGACCAAGGAAGTCGCTATCGAAGCGTACAAAACTTATGTGAGGGCACAACCTCAGAAGGCGGCAGACTAA
- a CDS encoding alpha/beta hydrolase family protein translates to MVVLHGSTQSVASYDVGSGWSSLANACGVALLFPGQRKANNAIGRFNWF, encoded by the coding sequence GTGGTCGTGCTGCATGGCAGCACCCAATCTGTGGCGAGTTATGACGTCGGATCGGGCTGGTCCAGTCTCGCCAACGCGTGCGGGGTGGCACTTCTGTTTCCGGGGCAGCGGAAGGCCAACAACGCAATCGGCAGATTTAACTGGTTCTAG
- a CDS encoding alpha/beta hydrolase family protein, translating to MLATHPEVFAEGTIIAGLPYRSANSLVQALFRMKSYGGPSDRKLDALVRSASKFTGPWSKISVWHGDSDHSVDSSNADSILRQWQKIHEVEGPPTRIEEIDGLPRRVWYDTSGHDVIEE from the coding sequence ATGCTGGCGACCCATCCGGAAGTGTTCGCGGAGGGCACGATCATCGCCGGTCTGCCCTACCGTAGCGCGAACAGTCTGGTCCAGGCGCTCTTCCGCATGAAAAGCTATGGCGGACCGTCGGACCGCAAGCTGGACGCTCTTGTGCGCTCAGCGTCGAAATTCACCGGTCCTTGGTCGAAAATCTCGGTCTGGCATGGCGACAGCGATCATTCCGTCGACAGTTCCAACGCCGATTCCATTCTCCGGCAATGGCAGAAGATCCACGAGGTCGAAGGGCCGCCGACGCGCATTGAGGAGATTGACGGCCTTCCCCGGCGGGTCTGGTACGACACTTCCGGCCATGACGTCATTGAGGAATAA